The DNA segment CAGCCTGGATCAGCCCATCCACCAGGCCAAAGAGCCAAGATCCTGCCACCATGAGCCAGCAGACACGGCGGCTCATGACTACTGAGTACCTCAGTGGGTTGCTGATGGCCACATAGCGATCATAGGCCATGAAAGCCAGCAGAAAGCATTCATCCCCCAGGAGGGTGAGGAAGAACAGGATCTGGAGCCCACAGCCTGTGAAGGAGATGGAACCATGGCCCAGGAGATAGTCGATGGCCATCCGTGGTACAATGGTGGAGATGAGCATGAGGTCCATAAGTGACAGCCagctgaggaagaagtacatggggctGTGTAGATGGGAATCAGTGTTGATGAGGAGGATCATGAGCCCGTTGCCAGAAAGGGCCACCAGAAACATGACCATGATgatggagaagaggaggaggtgcAGTGGTGAGTGTGTGAAGAGGCCCAGGAGGATGAAGTGGGAGATGAAAGTCTGGTTTCCCAACAAAGCCATTGTTCCTTCCAAGGGACGTGCCATAGAGAGGACTGGGATCTGGAAGCAGGAGATTTGTGTTCAGTGCCATAATACGAGTTCATTGCAAATTTTTCCAGTATGTTGCCCTCTTTAAACGTTATTTGatttagaataaaagaaaaaatatcctaACAAAAATGCAGGATACTTCTGTTGCCTTTACTTTTAAATCTTTCTGCACATAATTGAGAAGCCTGTCTTAACCATTATTATTAAAGTAAGCACTGCTTCTACTTCTGCTAGGATTGGTCTGTACTCCAACCCACAGATGCTTCTCCTATAGAGTTCTGGGCAGGCCTCACTAAAGGATTTCTCTTTCTCCAGAAAGGACCTAAAGCAGCAAAGACATTAACAACTGTGTGAACTGAGCATTTTTATGACCTTTATGaatctcaattttcttatcttaAATTGGGATAACAACTATCTTTGAAGTGATAGTAAAGGTTGAAGATGACAGCATAAGCAGTGTCTTGTAGTACAGAAATATTACTGATATTACTTGATCATTTCTCATGTGCCAAACACCATGATGAGCACTCTATAAtcatatttaatcctcataactactaaaaattatcatttgccccatttgtgaaatggggataGTGAACGAGTGgggattaaaaatttttatatcaaCATTAGATGAGCTATAGGAAGGTAAACATGAAATATGAATaagaatttataggaaaaaagTATGTAGAAGATGGAaccttaaaaaaactttttaaatacaCCTCAGACTACACAGTTCTACTTATAAGAATTCATCTTACAAAAACATTTGCACATATATGAAATGTTGTGTTGACAACAGGATTTGGTGTAGATTTGTTTATAGTGGAAAAAAGATCACAAAAGATCTAAATTTCTATCAATAGAGGAAAAATTGAATAAACAATGGAATaataaaccataaaaaagaagcaaaatgagttttctttttatgtgtttatatagAATTCTCCCCAAATAATATTGTTCTGTGAAAAAGGTACATGACAGAGCAGTTTATGAGCTATATTACATACTATATAATTACATGCCataattatatgttatatatacctATAGAAATTATGATTTATGTTTTATAATCATATAATTATTCTATATTCTATATTATACATCATATATCATGGAATACAACATAATATTACATTTTActgatacatattaaaaaaagaaatgagtatgtgtctgtatatatttatatctataaacTTAGTGTAAAATCTCTGGAATTAAACATAAGAGCTAGTAATGCTGCTTACCTCAGAGGAAAGAATCAGAAGAAGATTGCTGAGACCTaagttaggggcttcccaggtggcactagtggtaaagaacctgcctgccaatgcaagagactataagagatgcaggttcaatccctgggttgggaagatcccctggaagcaggcacagcaaaccacttcagtattcttgcctggagaatcccatggttagagaagcccagtgggctacagtccacaggttgtaGAGTCTGATGTGAcggaagcaacttggcatgcccACAAGTTAGGAAAAGAATCTTTATGGTATATGATTTTTACCTCTTAAATTTTACTCTTTGTGAGACAATATATActttttatggagaaggaaatggcaacccactccagtattcttgcctggagaatcccagggacaggggagcctggtgggctgccatctctggggtcgcacagagtcgaacacgactgaagcgacttagcagcagcagcgtatactttttaaaatacataaatataatgtTGAGATGATAACCAACAACATTTGTCATGGAAATTGATCAAGTGATAACCAACATTCATTTACAACATGTTGTAGATGCTTAATAGATCTGGACATCTTACTGGACGAAGAACCAAAAAATTTTCAAGAGTAAAGCAATATTTTACAGACCAGAGTAAAAAGTGAAACTGCCTCTTTAATTATCAGAATATATAAAGTCTGATATTGGTGAAGTAACAGGACAATTGACAAAAGTAACAAAAAAGAAGTGCGGGATCAGGCATATAtgtgtgaaaattttaaattggattaaaATACTATAGTTTAATTTCTGTTAGTAaagaatattcaataaatgatttAGGGCAATTTTTCACCTgtttgaaaaatctttaaaaattaggtCCATAATTGTACCTCTCAGTAAAACAAATTCCTGGAAGCTTAAAGATTTAAAGTGAGAAATTTATAATATGATTGGAAGAAATATGGGAGAATGCGTCTGTGCCCTTGTGGTAGGATTGGTCTCATTAATAGTCTCAATGGTCTCAATAATAACagcaaaatatattacaaaatatattacaaaaaaaataacagcaaaaggATTGAGCAAAAtctataaactattatatataatgataaaaatctataatataatatattaccAAATACATATCCTTTTCATATTCAAACCATATAAACAATACCCACAAGTCAATAAGAAAAACGATAAGCAGTAATTCTCAGCAAATAGACTGCAAATAGCATCAATAAAATGACTTTATTTCACAAGTAACTAGAGAAACTCAAATTAAAAGAGAGATACACTTTTACATATCAGGGTGGTATAAAGCTTGGTAATGCTAAGTGTGGGGAgacaaaaaaatgagaaataagtaCATGTAATGTGCTGAAGGACACAGAATATAACAGTGGTTACCTCTGGAGAAAGGATTAAGACTGGGTAAGGATGGTGGTCAAAGAAGACTCTAGTTAAACCTGtgatgtttgaatttttaataataagaacATGTTCTTATGAAACTAtctcaaaaaactgcagaggaatgAACACTTCTGAA comes from the Bubalus kerabau isolate K-KA32 ecotype Philippines breed swamp buffalo chromosome 1, PCC_UOA_SB_1v2, whole genome shotgun sequence genome and includes:
- the LOC129631239 gene encoding olfactory receptor 56-like, translated to MARPLEGTMALLGNQTFISHFILLGLFTHSPLHLLLFSIIMVMFLVALSGNGLMILLINTDSHLHSPMYFFLSWLSLMDLMLISTIVPRMAIDYLLGHGSISFTGCGLQILFFLTLLGDECFLLAFMAYDRYVAISNPLRYSVVMSRRVCWLMVAGSWLFGLVDGLIQAVFTLRFPYCGSQEIDHFFCEVPAVLKLACADTSLYETMIYVCCVLMLLLPFSVISASYLRILITVLHMRSAEGRQKAFATCSSHMAAVSLFYGAAMITYMRPQAYHSSKQDKVVSAFYTMITPMLNPLIYSLRNKEVAGALKKLLGRCSCGVGQN